A window of Aquitalea denitrificans contains these coding sequences:
- a CDS encoding DUF3592 domain-containing protein: MVEKLLQCLMLLAGLVAFAYLWWLGAKGDASSGWPSAVGSVQESRLEQRQVNAGGDRDNTWEYFPHIRYQYQVQGRDYQSANRRFPNPGYSRSQQEVADILARYPAGAQVRVYYNPANPAEACLETGQHWTAWVGKAIALLIVMVAGWLLWRGSDQ, translated from the coding sequence ATGGTTGAAAAACTACTGCAGTGTCTGATGCTGCTGGCCGGGCTGGTGGCGTTTGCCTACCTGTGGTGGCTAGGGGCCAAGGGTGACGCTTCATCCGGCTGGCCCAGTGCGGTGGGCAGTGTGCAGGAAAGCCGGCTGGAACAACGGCAGGTGAATGCCGGCGGAGACCGCGATAATACCTGGGAGTATTTCCCGCACATCCGTTACCAGTATCAGGTGCAGGGCCGGGATTACCAATCCGCCAACCGCCGCTTTCCCAATCCGGGCTACAGCCGCAGCCAGCAGGAGGTAGCCGACATCCTGGCGCGCTATCCGGCAGGCGCGCAGGTGCGGGTGTATTACAACCCGGCCAATCCGGCCGAAGCCTGTCTGGAAACCGGTCAGCACTGGACCGCCTGGGTCGGCAAGGCAATTGCCTTGCTGATTGTCATGGTTGCCGGCTGGCTGCTGTGGCGGGGCTCTGATCAGTGA
- a CDS encoding DUF3592 domain-containing protein, which produces MLAFLLSLSGLVSLMLDPAHSARHWQAAPGHVESSRILVISPENHPDQIRWEPYVQYLYTVNGEVYHADQLYALATALPGDHSSAEDITRRFPAGKAVVVYFNPQEPGRAVLIREGDSSIGSGQFILGALSTLFGWALLDRLLQRWRHGRRHRVAAHG; this is translated from the coding sequence ATGCTGGCTTTCTTGCTCAGCCTGTCCGGGCTGGTCAGCCTGATGCTGGATCCGGCTCACAGTGCCCGTCACTGGCAGGCTGCGCCGGGTCATGTGGAGTCCAGTCGCATTCTGGTCATCAGTCCGGAAAACCACCCGGACCAGATACGCTGGGAGCCTTATGTGCAGTACTTGTACACCGTTAATGGCGAGGTATATCACGCAGATCAGCTGTATGCCCTTGCCACGGCTTTGCCTGGCGATCACAGCAGTGCCGAAGATATCACCCGCCGTTTTCCGGCAGGCAAAGCCGTGGTGGTGTACTTCAATCCGCAGGAGCCGGGCCGTGCGGTGCTGATCCGCGAAGGGGACAGCAGCATCGGCAGCGGTCAGTTCATCCTGGGAGCGCTCAGTACCTTGTTTGGCTGGGCATTGCTGGACCGGCTATTGCAGCGCTGGCGTCATGGACGTCGCCACCGGGTGGCCGCGCATGGTTGA
- the ruvX gene encoding Holliday junction resolvase RuvX produces the protein MSVMPEGTVLAFDFGERRIGVAMGETMLGIAHPLLTIDTEITDARFAAIGKLIEEWCPAQLVVGLPMHQDDTEHQMTQLARRFANRLKGRFGLPVWLVDERLTSVIAESMLAEAGVRGRKQKPALDQVAAQAILATWFESHGIAV, from the coding sequence ATGTCGGTCATGCCTGAGGGAACGGTACTGGCTTTTGATTTTGGCGAGCGGCGCATTGGCGTGGCCATGGGTGAAACCATGCTGGGCATCGCCCATCCGCTGCTGACCATCGATACCGAAATCACCGATGCCCGCTTTGCCGCCATCGGCAAGCTGATTGAAGAGTGGTGTCCGGCCCAGTTGGTAGTAGGTCTGCCCATGCACCAGGACGATACCGAACATCAGATGACCCAGCTGGCGCGGCGCTTTGCCAATCGGCTGAAAGGGCGCTTTGGCCTGCCGGTGTGGCTGGTGGATGAGCGCCTGACCTCGGTGATTGCCGAATCCATGCTGGCCGAGGCCGGTGTGCGTGGCCGCAAGCAAAAGCCGGCGCTGGATCAGGTAGCCGCCCAGGCCATTCTTGCCACCTGGTTCGAGAGCCACGGCATTGCCGTCTAG
- a CDS encoding YqgE/AlgH family protein, translated as MEPLSLTDHFLIAMPNMADPLFARALVYLCEHGDHGAMGLIVNKPSGIAMAQLFDQIDLPLDIDPLRGESVFFGGPVQPDRGFVLHAPAGHWQSSLVVKDDMALTTSKDVLIAVSEGRGPVRMLITLGYAGWSAGQLEQEISDNGWLTVKADPAILFDLPAESRYDAAMALLGFDPSLLSGDVGHA; from the coding sequence ATGGAACCGTTATCGCTTACCGATCACTTTCTGATTGCCATGCCCAATATGGCAGACCCCCTGTTTGCGCGCGCGCTGGTCTACCTGTGCGAGCATGGCGATCACGGGGCCATGGGCCTGATTGTCAACAAGCCTTCCGGCATCGCCATGGCGCAGCTGTTCGACCAGATCGACCTGCCGCTGGATATCGATCCCTTGCGTGGCGAGTCAGTGTTTTTTGGTGGACCAGTCCAGCCGGACCGGGGCTTTGTGCTGCATGCGCCCGCCGGGCATTGGCAGTCCAGCCTGGTGGTGAAGGACGACATGGCCCTCACCACCTCCAAGGATGTGCTGATTGCCGTTTCTGAAGGTCGGGGTCCTGTGCGCATGCTGATTACCCTGGGCTATGCAGGTTGGTCGGCAGGACAGCTGGAGCAGGAAATCAGCGACAACGGCTGGCTTACCGTCAAGGCCGATCCGGCCATTCTGTTTGATCTGCCGGCAGAGTCCCGCTACGACGCCGCCATGGCCTTGCTGGGTTTTGACCCATCCTTGCTGTCCGGAGATGTCGGTCATGCCTGA